In Flavobacterium sp. N1736, the following are encoded in one genomic region:
- a CDS encoding LolA family protein, which yields MKAKIQEINNNSIKNRTKKCLQIALLFLLSFTSIQAQDKKAKDLLNEVTAKIKSYDNIAIDFKYSLNNAKENINQDSKGNVIMKGNQYVLNFMGVTKIFDGQKTYTIVPEDEEVTISKVNEKDDVAITPSKMLTFFNSGYKYNMDIVQNVKGRKIQYIKLAPTNVKDQRKEILLGIDVQTKHIYNLIETGKNGTKTTLTVNSFKTNQPLSKNQFTFVASKYPKYYINKLD from the coding sequence ATGAAAGCAAAAATTCAAGAAATCAACAACAATTCTATCAAAAACAGAACTAAAAAATGCTTGCAAATAGCACTTTTATTTCTTTTGAGCTTTACCTCTATTCAGGCTCAGGATAAAAAAGCCAAAGATTTATTGAACGAGGTAACAGCCAAAATAAAAAGCTACGACAATATTGCTATTGACTTTAAATATTCTCTGAATAATGCAAAAGAAAATATCAATCAGGACAGCAAAGGAAATGTTATTATGAAAGGCAATCAATATGTATTGAATTTTATGGGTGTTACTAAAATATTCGACGGACAAAAAACTTACACTATTGTTCCTGAAGATGAAGAAGTTACCATTTCTAAAGTAAACGAAAAAGATGATGTAGCTATAACACCTTCCAAAATGCTTACTTTCTTTAATTCCGGATATAAATACAATATGGACATTGTTCAAAATGTAAAAGGAAGAAAAATTCAGTACATTAAATTAGCTCCAACAAATGTTAAAGATCAAAGAAAAGAAATTCTTTTAGGTATTGATGTACAAACAAAACACATCTATAATTTGATTGAAACAGGAAAAAATGGAACAAAAACCACTTTAACCGTTAATTCTTTTAAAACCAATCAGCCTTTATCAAAAAATCAATTTACCTTTGTAGCGAGCAAATATCCAAAATACTACATCAACAAATTAGATTAA
- the ribB gene encoding 3,4-dihydroxy-2-butanone-4-phosphate synthase: protein MSAKIQLNTIEEAIEDIRQGKVIIVVDDEDRENEGDFLAAAEKVTPEMINFMATHGRGLICAPLTESRCKELDLRPMVTNNTDHMETAFTVSVDLKGHGVTTGISAADRSKTVLALTDSNVKPHELARPGHIFPLVAKQGGVLRRTGHTEAAIDFARLAGFKSAGVICEILNEDGTMSRLPELVKVAKKFNLKLVSIEDLVAYRMQHDSLIVKKEDFDIETRFGTFRLRAYEQTTNKQIHIALTKGTWNLGEPILTRIHSSQVNNDLLGTLTNNAEQQLDGMFKVINENGKGAVIFINQDMQAINLLSRISELKALQAGGTMKAPKVIIDSKDYGIGAQILHDIDISKIRLVSNTEQTKRVGMIGYGLEITEYVNY, encoded by the coding sequence ATGTCAGCAAAAATACAACTCAATACCATTGAAGAAGCTATAGAAGATATTCGTCAAGGTAAAGTAATTATAGTAGTCGATGATGAAGATCGTGAAAATGAAGGTGATTTTTTAGCTGCAGCCGAAAAAGTAACTCCGGAAATGATCAACTTTATGGCTACACACGGACGTGGATTAATTTGTGCGCCGCTAACAGAAAGCCGTTGTAAGGAATTGGATTTAAGACCTATGGTTACTAATAATACGGATCATATGGAAACTGCATTTACAGTATCTGTAGATTTAAAAGGACATGGGGTAACGACAGGGATTTCGGCAGCAGACAGGTCTAAAACAGTATTGGCATTGACAGATTCAAATGTAAAACCACATGAATTGGCAAGACCGGGACACATTTTTCCTTTGGTTGCAAAACAAGGCGGCGTTTTAAGAAGAACCGGTCATACAGAAGCTGCAATTGATTTTGCAAGATTAGCAGGATTTAAATCGGCTGGTGTAATTTGCGAAATTCTAAATGAAGACGGAACTATGTCTCGTTTGCCTGAACTTGTAAAAGTGGCTAAGAAATTCAATTTAAAATTAGTTTCTATTGAAGATCTTGTTGCTTACAGAATGCAGCACGATAGTTTAATTGTTAAAAAAGAAGATTTTGATATCGAAACTCGTTTTGGAACTTTTAGATTACGAGCTTACGAACAAACGACAAATAAACAAATTCATATTGCTTTAACGAAAGGAACGTGGAATCTTGGAGAACCAATTTTAACGAGAATTCACTCTTCGCAGGTAAATAATGATTTACTAGGTACTTTAACCAATAATGCTGAACAACAACTGGATGGTATGTTTAAAGTAATTAATGAGAATGGAAAGGGCGCAGTTATTTTTATTAATCAGGATATGCAGGCGATTAATTTATTAAGCCGTATCTCTGAACTTAAAGCTTTACAGGCCGGAGGGACAATGAAAGCGCCAAAAGTAATTATTGACAGTAAAGATTACGGAATTGGAGCTCAAATCCTGCATGATATTGATATTTCAAAAATTAGGTTGGTGTCTAATACAGAGCAAACAAAACGTGTTGGTATGATTGGATACGGGCTTGAAATTACTGAATACGTAAACTACTAA
- a CDS encoding LptF/LptG family permease — protein MKILDKYLLKTFLITFTTVFVILFFIFILQTVWLFISELAGKDLDLILVVKFLLFSMPRIIPLVLPLSVLLASIMTFGNLAENYEFAAMKSSGISLQRAMRVLIIFIFVLSIVAFWFANNVIPYAEYKFVNFRKNIAQAKPAMAIAEGQFNDVGTYNIKVNKKSGENGNILTGVTIHEKANNYGENKTVIKAKNGKLISNEKSSILKLVLNDGYYYQDVTPKKYEDRSKLPFIKSEFKKQIINIDLSELNKVDEDKASVSSTNGMLNVNELRYTLDSLNKNLNNEIVSFSENINQRVGIKPSPKVLKTDKKKKALPNDLLSLYTNKQKSDILKMASSTVTSNIYSIETTQKDLKDKQRDINKHLTALYEKFVIAFACFLMFFIGAPLGAIIRKGGLGLPIVFAVLIFITFHFINTFGKRLSQEGGMTPFMGSWMSSFILLPLAVLLTYRATNDNGLINFDAITTPISQLFQKISERFFPAQNKQ, from the coding sequence TTGAAAATTTTAGACAAATACTTACTAAAAACATTTCTGATTACATTTACTACGGTATTTGTAATCCTTTTTTTTATATTCATTCTTCAAACTGTATGGCTTTTTATCTCTGAATTAGCAGGTAAAGACCTTGATTTGATATTGGTTGTAAAATTCCTTCTTTTCTCAATGCCCCGAATTATTCCGCTGGTTTTACCGCTTTCGGTTTTATTGGCTTCTATTATGACTTTCGGAAATTTAGCCGAAAATTATGAGTTTGCCGCTATGAAATCTTCAGGAATATCGTTGCAAAGGGCAATGCGTGTTTTAATCATTTTTATTTTCGTTTTAAGTATTGTTGCATTTTGGTTTGCCAATAATGTAATTCCGTATGCCGAATATAAATTTGTTAATTTCAGAAAAAACATTGCTCAGGCTAAACCCGCTATGGCTATTGCCGAAGGTCAGTTTAATGATGTTGGGACTTATAATATTAAAGTAAACAAAAAGTCAGGAGAAAACGGGAATATCTTAACAGGCGTTACCATTCATGAAAAAGCGAATAATTATGGTGAAAACAAAACAGTTATAAAAGCTAAAAATGGTAAATTAATCAGTAATGAAAAATCAAGTATCTTAAAGCTCGTTCTGAATGACGGTTATTATTATCAGGATGTTACTCCAAAAAAATACGAAGATCGTTCTAAACTTCCTTTTATAAAAAGTGAGTTTAAAAAACAAATCATCAATATTGATTTATCTGAATTAAATAAGGTTGATGAAGATAAAGCAAGTGTAAGTAGCACAAACGGAATGCTGAATGTGAATGAATTGCGCTATACTTTAGATTCTTTAAACAAAAACCTGAATAACGAAATAGTTTCATTTTCTGAAAATATAAATCAGCGCGTTGGAATTAAACCTTCGCCTAAGGTTTTAAAAACAGACAAAAAGAAAAAAGCATTGCCAAACGATCTTTTATCTTTATATACCAACAAACAAAAGTCTGATATTTTAAAAATGGCGAGCAGCACGGTTACGAGCAATATATACTCTATCGAAACTACTCAAAAAGATTTAAAAGATAAACAAAGAGACATCAACAAGCATTTAACGGCATTATACGAAAAATTTGTCATTGCTTTTGCCTGCTTTTTAATGTTTTTTATTGGCGCTCCGCTAGGTGCTATTATCCGTAAAGGCGGACTGGGTTTACCTATTGTATTTGCGGTTTTGATTTTTATTACCTTCCACTTTATTAATACTTTTGGAAAAAGACTATCACAAGAGGGCGGTATGACTCCTTTTATGGGTTCATGGATGTCGTCATTTATATTGCTGCCGTTAGCAGTTTTATTAACATATCGCGCTACAAACGATAATGGCTTAATTAATTTTGATGCCATTACTACTCCAATATCACAACTGTTTCAAAAAATTTCCGAGCGCTTTTTTCCCGCTCAAAACAAACAATAA
- a CDS encoding response regulator: MRKNDEIIIIEDDEDDRLLLKDIFEALDYPNKITFIEDPMDAIAYLSNPLVIPFIIFSDINMPKINGFELRNQILANTEISKKCIPYIFLSTSKIPENVIKAYSCHAQGYFKKEEEFSKYKTVLKTILEYWITSLTPTNSL, from the coding sequence ATGAGAAAAAACGATGAAATTATAATTATTGAAGACGATGAAGATGACAGGTTATTGTTAAAGGATATATTTGAAGCTTTAGATTACCCGAATAAAATAACATTTATTGAAGATCCAATGGACGCCATAGCTTATCTGTCAAATCCTTTGGTTATACCCTTCATTATATTTTCTGACATTAATATGCCAAAGATAAATGGATTTGAACTACGCAATCAGATTCTTGCTAATACAGAAATAAGCAAGAAGTGTATCCCTTATATCTTTCTGTCGACGTCCAAAATTCCCGAAAATGTTATTAAGGCGTACTCTTGCCACGCACAGGGATATTTTAAAAAAGAGGAGGAATTCTCTAAATATAAAACAGTATTGAAAACAATTTTAGAGTATTGGATCACTAGCCTTACTCCGACCAATTCATTGTGA
- a CDS encoding site-specific integrase: MSPLLHPAHKIINKYSQQQLTLLPPLSNQKMNEYLKEIAVLCGIKKKLTWYAARHTFATTVTLGNGVRIENVSSMMGHTNILQTQHYAKVLDANIKEDMNKVIEKYKNT; encoded by the coding sequence ATGTCCCCCTTACTTCACCCAGCACATAAAATAATTAACAAATACAGCCAGCAGCAGCTTACTCTTCTGCCTCCATTATCAAATCAGAAGATGAATGAATATCTGAAAGAAATTGCAGTGTTATGCGGCATTAAAAAAAAATTGACATGGTATGCCGCCAGACACACTTTTGCCACAACAGTTACTTTGGGAAACGGCGTGCGAATAGAAAATGTTTCATCGATGATGGGTCATACAAACATTTTACAAACACAGCATTATGCTAAAGTTTTAGATGCTAATATCAAAGAAGATATGAATAAGGTAATCGAGAAATATAAAAATACATAA
- a CDS encoding diacylglycerol kinase family protein has protein sequence MTFEKDNTFVTGRLKSMTYAFNGAVKLIKTEHSIMVQFSLGIVMTIAGFYFKISQTEWLFQVLAIGLVMSIEGLNTAVEKIADFIHPDYSKRIGFIKDIAAGAVFFAAMTAIAIGLIIYLPKFI, from the coding sequence ATGACATTTGAAAAAGATAATACTTTTGTAACAGGCCGGTTAAAAAGCATGACGTATGCTTTTAACGGTGCTGTTAAACTTATAAAAACAGAGCACAGCATTATGGTACAGTTCTCATTGGGAATTGTAATGACTATTGCCGGGTTCTATTTTAAAATTTCACAAACCGAATGGCTTTTCCAGGTATTAGCCATCGGCTTGGTAATGAGTATTGAAGGACTGAATACGGCTGTAGAAAAAATTGCCGATTTTATTCATCCTGATTACAGTAAAAGAATCGGATTTATTAAAGATATTGCTGCCGGGGCGGTATTTTTTGCCGCAATGACCGCAATAGCAATAGGCTTGATTATTTATTTACCCAAATTTATATAG
- the tpx gene encoding thiol peroxidase has translation MASITLGGNPIHTSGELPTVGSQLADFKLVQNDLSVASLSNFAGKKLVLNIFPSIDTGTCATSVRKFNESASNLENTTVLCISRDLPFAQKRFCGAEGLENVVNLSDFQAGTFGKTNGLEIVDGPLAGLHSRAIIVVDANGKITHTEQVAEIANEPNYEAALAAL, from the coding sequence ATGGCTTCAATAACATTAGGAGGAAATCCTATTCATACTTCGGGAGAATTACCAACAGTTGGATCTCAACTTGCTGATTTCAAATTAGTACAAAATGATTTATCAGTAGCTTCATTAAGCAATTTTGCCGGTAAAAAATTAGTTTTAAATATTTTTCCAAGTATTGATACGGGAACTTGTGCAACTTCTGTTAGAAAATTCAACGAAAGTGCGAGTAACTTAGAAAACACTACTGTTTTATGTATTTCAAGAGATCTTCCATTTGCTCAAAAACGTTTTTGTGGAGCCGAAGGTTTAGAAAATGTAGTAAACTTATCTGATTTTCAAGCTGGAACTTTTGGTAAAACAAATGGTTTAGAAATTGTTGACGGACCTTTAGCAGGTTTACACTCTAGAGCGATTATTGTTGTTGATGCTAATGGTAAAATCACTCATACAGAACAAGTTGCTGAAATTGCAAACGAACCAAATTACGAAGCAGCTTTAGCAGCATTATAA
- a CDS encoding IS3 family transposase, with amino-acid sequence MKENKKNYDSTFKEKVVKLSYESGTINELEKEFHLYDRSIAIWQKNYEKLGTVSFPGKSHQRFSPEQERIYWLEKKIKDLDLKFEILKNGRWNISQGKPMVFDFIKSNEKTYPIRLMCKVFGISYITYCRWRSECISEAKKRRILVKEEIRSIFFDSKQRYGSVRITIELQNRGYKISRSSVLLYMRELNLYSKFTKTAYK; translated from the coding sequence ATGAAAGAAAATAAAAAAAATTATGATTCCACTTTCAAAGAGAAAGTAGTAAAGTTAAGTTATGAAAGTGGTACTATAAATGAACTTGAAAAAGAATTTCATCTATATGACAGATCTATAGCTATTTGGCAAAAAAATTATGAAAAACTTGGAACGGTTAGTTTTCCTGGGAAGAGTCACCAAAGATTTAGTCCAGAACAAGAAAGAATTTACTGGCTTGAAAAAAAAATTAAAGATTTAGATTTAAAATTTGAGATTTTGAAAAATGGCAGGTGGAATATTTCACAGGGAAAACCAATGGTGTTCGATTTTATAAAAAGCAACGAAAAAACATACCCTATTAGATTAATGTGTAAAGTTTTTGGTATAAGTTATATTACATATTGCAGATGGAGAAGCGAGTGTATTTCCGAAGCAAAAAAGCGAAGAATCTTAGTAAAGGAAGAAATAAGATCTATATTTTTTGATTCTAAACAAAGGTATGGAAGTGTTAGAATTACCATAGAGCTTCAAAATCGCGGCTATAAAATATCACGATCTTCAGTATTACTTTATATGAGAGAATTAAATCTGTACAGTAAGTTCACAAAAACAGCTTATAAGTAG
- a CDS encoding IS3 family transposase gives MKIKRRTYDKIFKEKAVQLSYKKGSIIQVENELEISGSLICKWRQQYEKFGIDSFCGKGNGYQRLNSGQQKINELKRKAKQSELNYKILKEGSKYISQGKSMVFNFIENNEKVYSTKKMCRVLGVGELSYYRWKNKIISPTQSRIILLKQEMSSIFIESKERYGSSRITKELQNRGYQITHSTVSRHMIQLGLHKKSIRKFKVTTNSNHNHYIAPNLLNREFNVNKPGIAWVSDITYLQTTKGFLYLTIILDLFDRKIIGWNISNEMSTKMTIIPTWEMAVNNREITNELIFHSDRGTQYASKSFTKLLDSHMIVKRSMSRKGDCFDNAVAESFFSTLKRELIYRNTLFTKKKMKEEIFEFIENWYNKKRIHSTLNYMTIEEFNKMNNQLTLIFYINYERK, from the coding sequence ATGAAAATAAAACGCAGAACTTATGACAAGATTTTCAAAGAAAAGGCAGTTCAATTATCTTATAAAAAAGGTAGTATCATACAAGTTGAAAATGAGCTTGAAATATCAGGTTCATTAATATGTAAATGGCGACAGCAATATGAAAAATTTGGAATTGACAGCTTTTGTGGAAAAGGGAACGGATACCAAAGATTAAATTCAGGACAACAAAAAATTAATGAACTTAAAAGAAAAGCTAAACAATCAGAACTAAATTATAAAATTTTAAAAGAAGGGAGTAAGTATATTTCACAAGGGAAATCGATGGTTTTTAATTTCATAGAAAATAATGAAAAAGTATATTCTACAAAAAAAATGTGCAGAGTTTTAGGAGTAGGCGAATTGAGCTATTACCGATGGAAAAATAAAATTATTTCACCGACACAATCTCGCATAATTTTATTGAAACAAGAAATGTCTTCTATATTTATTGAAAGTAAAGAGCGTTATGGAAGTTCTAGAATTACTAAAGAGCTTCAAAATCGCGGCTATCAAATAACGCACTCCACTGTATCAAGACATATGATCCAATTAGGTTTACATAAAAAATCAATTAGAAAATTTAAGGTAACAACGAATTCAAATCATAATCATTATATTGCTCCTAATCTATTAAATAGAGAATTTAATGTGAATAAACCAGGTATAGCGTGGGTTTCAGATATCACATATTTACAAACTACAAAGGGTTTTTTATATCTCACTATTATTTTGGATTTGTTCGACCGAAAAATAATCGGCTGGAATATTAGCAATGAAATGTCTACAAAGATGACTATTATACCAACTTGGGAGATGGCGGTTAATAATAGAGAAATTACAAATGAATTAATATTCCATTCTGATCGAGGAACTCAATATGCCAGTAAAAGTTTTACAAAATTATTGGACTCCCATATGATTGTTAAGAGAAGTATGAGCCGTAAAGGAGATTGCTTTGATAATGCTGTTGCTGAGAGTTTTTTCAGTACATTAAAAAGAGAACTAATATATAGAAATACACTGTTTACCAAAAAAAAGATGAAGGAGGAAATATTCGAGTTTATAGAAAATTGGTATAATAAAAAAAGAATTCATTCTACCTTAAACTATATGACTATAGAAGAATTTAATAAAATGAATAATCAACTTACTTTAATTTTCTATATAAACTATGAAAGAAAATAA
- a CDS encoding DNA translocase FtsK, whose amino-acid sequence MAKTTKKDTVNKKTEPKAESLKSWRPNKQQRFVMGCLLILFSIALLVAFISFYVNGQWQLDQSAVSKLDDRSEVVQNWLGKFGAYLADLIVYRGFGIASFILVRLFFLTGMFLALELSLRKLKNIWFWDLFAIIIVSILFGFFATSAPELGGTIGYELNLFSQDYIGKTGTLLALLFGLIVYLIFKIKLSPEKIQSYFDSTKKEIKSELSSLNTQPQTESAYNLEEFAIEEEDPELDNIHLKTEDTQFEINKEALKPTINHSSEIDLNPVAKPLQMNINPVTETPAHHEEFVIEKAEEEDIIEENLASRLVADFGLFDPTLDLSNYKFPTIDLLKEYSTGGITINQEELEENKNKIVDTLRNYKIEIAQIKATVGPSVTLYEIVPEAGIRISKIKSLEDDIALSLSALGIRIIAPIPGKGTIGIEVPNKNPTMVSMKSVIGSAKFQEAEMELPIALGKTISNETFVVDLAKMPHLLMAGATGQGKSVGLNAVLTSLLYKKHPAEVKFVLVDPKKVELTLFNKIERHYLAKLPDAGDAIITDNAKVVNTLNSLCVEMDNRYSLLKDAMVRNIKEYNDKFKARKLNPEAGHRFLPYIILVVDEFADLIMTAGKEVEIPIARLAQLARAIGIHLIIATQRPSVNVITGLIKANFPARIAFRVTSKIDSRTILDTQGADQLIGRGDLLYTNGNDVVRVQCAFIDTPEVEKITDFIGSQKAYATAYLLPEFVGEETGINLDMDISDRDTLFREAAEIIVNAQQGSASLLQRKLKLGYNRAGRLIDQLEAAGIVGPFEGSKARSVNILDLSALDQFFNNEQN is encoded by the coding sequence ATGGCAAAAACAACCAAAAAAGATACTGTAAACAAAAAAACCGAACCAAAAGCTGAGAGTTTAAAATCTTGGAGACCCAACAAACAGCAACGTTTTGTTATGGGCTGTCTTTTGATATTATTTTCTATTGCATTATTAGTTGCATTTATTTCTTTTTACGTCAACGGGCAATGGCAGTTAGATCAAAGTGCTGTTAGTAAGCTTGATGATCGTTCTGAAGTGGTGCAAAACTGGCTGGGGAAATTTGGCGCTTATCTTGCAGATTTGATTGTATATCGAGGATTTGGAATTGCATCTTTTATTCTTGTTAGATTATTTTTCCTGACTGGAATGTTTTTAGCGCTGGAATTATCGCTTAGAAAACTTAAAAACATTTGGTTTTGGGATTTATTTGCCATTATTATTGTATCTATATTATTTGGATTCTTTGCCACATCTGCCCCTGAATTAGGCGGAACTATTGGTTATGAACTAAATTTATTCTCGCAGGATTATATCGGAAAAACAGGAACTTTACTGGCGCTGCTTTTCGGATTAATTGTGTACTTGATTTTCAAAATAAAACTATCTCCTGAAAAAATTCAATCCTATTTTGATTCTACTAAAAAAGAAATCAAATCAGAATTAAGTTCTTTAAATACGCAGCCACAAACGGAAAGCGCTTATAATTTAGAAGAATTTGCAATTGAGGAGGAAGATCCTGAATTGGATAATATTCACTTAAAAACAGAAGATACTCAGTTCGAAATCAACAAAGAAGCCTTAAAACCTACGATAAATCATTCGTCTGAAATTGATTTGAATCCTGTTGCGAAACCGCTTCAAATGAATATAAATCCGGTAACGGAAACTCCTGCGCATCATGAGGAATTTGTTATCGAAAAAGCAGAAGAAGAAGATATTATCGAAGAAAATCTGGCATCTCGTTTAGTAGCTGATTTTGGATTATTTGACCCAACTTTAGATTTATCGAATTATAAATTTCCAACAATTGATTTATTAAAAGAATATTCGACGGGCGGAATCACGATTAATCAGGAAGAATTAGAAGAAAATAAAAACAAAATTGTAGATACACTTCGTAACTACAAAATTGAAATTGCACAAATTAAAGCGACCGTTGGTCCATCGGTAACTTTATACGAAATTGTACCTGAGGCGGGTATCAGAATTTCTAAAATTAAGAGTTTAGAAGATGATATTGCTTTGTCTCTTTCGGCTTTGGGAATTCGTATTATTGCGCCAATACCAGGAAAAGGAACAATTGGTATCGAGGTTCCGAATAAAAATCCTACAATGGTTTCGATGAAAAGTGTTATTGGTTCAGCTAAATTTCAGGAAGCTGAAATGGAATTGCCAATTGCATTGGGAAAAACCATTTCGAACGAAACTTTTGTTGTCGATTTAGCCAAAATGCCTCACTTATTGATGGCTGGTGCGACAGGACAAGGAAAATCTGTTGGATTGAATGCGGTTTTGACTTCGCTTTTATACAAAAAACATCCGGCGGAAGTGAAATTTGTTTTGGTCGATCCGAAAAAAGTCGAGCTTACACTTTTTAATAAAATAGAAAGACATTATTTAGCCAAACTTCCTGATGCTGGAGATGCGATTATTACGGATAATGCAAAAGTAGTGAACACATTAAACTCCCTTTGTGTTGAAATGGATAACCGTTATTCATTGTTGAAAGATGCAATGGTGCGTAATATCAAGGAATACAACGATAAATTTAAAGCCAGAAAATTAAATCCGGAAGCGGGACATAGATTTTTACCTTATATTATATTGGTTGTCGATGAGTTTGCCGATTTGATTATGACTGCCGGTAAAGAAGTCGAAATTCCGATTGCGCGTTTGGCTCAGTTAGCGCGTGCTATTGGTATTCACTTGATTATCGCGACACAAAGACCATCTGTAAACGTAATTACAGGTTTGATTAAAGCGAATTTTCCTGCCAGAATTGCATTTAGAGTAACTTCAAAAATTGACTCAAGAACTATTTTGGATACGCAGGGAGCTGATCAGTTGATTGGTCGTGGAGATTTATTATATACGAACGGAAATGATGTTGTTCGTGTGCAGTGTGCGTTTATTGATACTCCGGAGGTTGAAAAAATCACGGATTTCATTGGCTCACAAAAAGCATACGCGACAGCTTATTTACTTCCGGAGTTTGTTGGAGAAGAAACTGGCATTAATCTTGATATGGATATTTCTGACAGAGATACTTTATTTAGAGAAGCCGCTGAAATTATTGTCAATGCACAACAAGGTTCAGCCTCTTTATTGCAAAGAAAATTAAAATTAGGATACAACAGAGCGGGTCGTTTAATCGATCAACTGGAGGCAGCCGGTATTGTTGGTCCGTTTGAAGGCAGTAAAGCCCGCAGCGTGAACATCTTAGATTTAAGTGCTCTTGATCAATTTTTTAACAATGAACAAAATTAA
- a CDS encoding acyl-CoA thioesterase, translated as MGTLEERIAKSETHIFKAVFPSTTNHYDTLFGGTALHLMDEVAFICATRFSRKKVVTISTGQIDFKKAIPAGTLIELVAKVVNVGRTSCKIHVDIFMEQMYSELRETVVSGTFSFVAVDENKKPTPILD; from the coding sequence ATGGGTACTTTAGAAGAAAGAATTGCAAAATCTGAGACTCATATTTTTAAAGCCGTTTTTCCGAGTACAACAAATCATTATGATACTTTATTTGGAGGTACTGCGCTGCATCTCATGGATGAAGTTGCTTTTATTTGTGCGACAAGATTTAGCCGCAAGAAAGTAGTAACTATTTCAACAGGACAAATTGATTTTAAAAAAGCAATTCCGGCGGGTACTTTAATCGAATTAGTAGCAAAAGTTGTTAACGTTGGAAGAACCAGCTGTAAAATTCACGTTGATATTTTCATGGAACAAATGTATTCTGAGCTTCGCGAAACTGTAGTTTCAGGAACTTTTTCGTTTGTTGCAGTTGATGAAAACAAGAAACCGACGCCTATTTTAGATTAA
- a CDS encoding phage integrase SAM-like domain-containing protein translates to MLKIYFFLKPGKLNWRDESPIYARLWYYENSITMTTGQYITKERWNFTNKLRRVLRMEKEKTLRKTLDLFQMNIEKKFNEIIQRDGDFSLLKLKNEFNKKTTAEGVTALKILETHISNFNRKVAKDERSYASLKKYERSKELLSNFLKEEYQKDDIICKSINNSFIHNLESFLKYDSSFKGRTGIKNNSTVKYMRMYKTAFNYAVKLGLITNNPFDSYDGKVFEKSAIYLTPEELKIFEVRDFRGKVSQSQRYFHILLLYRIRPGGRFCPYKRKPRSRQ, encoded by the coding sequence ATGCTAAAAATCTATTTTTTTCTTAAACCTGGAAAGTTAAACTGGAGAGATGAATCTCCAATCTATGCACGCCTGTGGTATTATGAAAATTCGATTACCATGACAACGGGCCAGTATATAACAAAAGAAAGATGGAATTTTACCAATAAACTACGCAGGGTGCTCAGAATGGAAAAGGAAAAAACTCTTAGAAAAACATTAGATTTGTTCCAAATGAATATTGAAAAAAAATTTAATGAAATCATTCAAAGAGACGGTGATTTTTCTCTTTTAAAACTCAAAAATGAATTTAATAAAAAAACTACTGCAGAGGGAGTCACAGCTTTAAAGATTCTGGAAACCCATATCAGCAATTTCAATCGGAAAGTTGCTAAAGATGAAAGATCTTATGCAAGCCTCAAAAAATATGAACGATCCAAGGAACTGCTTTCCAATTTTTTAAAAGAAGAATACCAAAAAGACGACATAATATGTAAGTCAATTAACAACAGTTTTATTCATAATCTCGAATCATTTCTTAAATACGACAGCAGTTTTAAGGGCCGCACAGGAATTAAAAACAACTCAACAGTAAAATATATGCGGATGTATAAAACTGCATTTAATTATGCAGTAAAATTAGGTTTAATCACTAACAACCCTTTCGATTCATATGACGGTAAAGTATTCGAGAAAAGTGCCATCTACTTAACACCTGAAGAATTAAAAATATTTGAAGTAAGAGATTTTCGTGGAAAGGTTAGCCAAAGTCAAAGATATTTTCATATTCTGTTGTTATACAGGATACGGCCCGGCGGACGCTTCTGCCCTTACAAAAGAAAACCTCGTAGCCGACAATAA